In Desulfobotulus pelophilus, a single window of DNA contains:
- a CDS encoding acetyl-CoA hydrolase/transferase family protein — protein MSSYQEAYSKKMRRPEEAVRHIQSGDWVDYGNFACAPLTLDAALAERVGELENVKVRAMTFPGLAAVAKADPTATRFIYNNWHFSGGDRKLHDAGNCFYVPFLFHEGPGYYDIIDSDVFCVAVAPMDSRGYFNFGSSNSIQMAVARRAKKVIVEINRSIPHCYGGFNEGIHIDQVDMIVESDHRPLFQLPSTNPSEIDTRIAGLIMEDIQDGSCIQLGIGGMPNAVGKMIAESDLKDLGVHTEMLADSFVDMFEAGRITCKYTRYCPGKMAYTFALGSQKLYDFLDQNPFCASYSVDFVNKPSHISMNDNMVAINNAVEVDLFGQVSSESSGYRHISGTGGQFDYTFGAYHAPGGKSFICLSSTTKDKNGHLISRIRPTMAPGSIITVPRTVVHWVVTEHGKVNLKGKSTWERAEALISIAHPDFRDELIQEAQNMGIWRAGDRKNRIQVPGSTLKSA, from the coding sequence ATGAGCTCTTATCAGGAAGCTTACAGCAAAAAAATGCGCCGCCCGGAAGAGGCTGTGCGACACATTCAGTCCGGAGACTGGGTTGATTACGGTAACTTTGCCTGTGCCCCCCTGACGCTGGATGCCGCTCTGGCCGAGCGTGTCGGTGAGCTGGAGAATGTCAAGGTAAGAGCCATGACATTCCCCGGTCTTGCCGCCGTTGCCAAAGCCGATCCCACGGCTACCCGATTCATTTACAACAACTGGCATTTTTCCGGTGGTGACCGTAAACTCCATGATGCCGGCAACTGCTTTTATGTCCCCTTCCTTTTTCATGAAGGTCCGGGCTACTATGACATCATTGATTCCGATGTTTTCTGCGTTGCCGTTGCTCCCATGGATTCCAGGGGATATTTCAATTTCGGCTCCTCCAACTCCATACAGATGGCCGTGGCGCGGAGAGCCAAAAAAGTTATTGTGGAAATCAACCGCAGCATCCCCCACTGTTACGGTGGATTCAACGAGGGTATCCATATTGATCAGGTAGACATGATAGTGGAATCCGATCACAGACCCCTTTTCCAGCTGCCCTCCACCAATCCGTCAGAGATTGACACCCGCATAGCAGGGCTGATCATGGAAGATATTCAGGATGGCTCCTGCATTCAGCTGGGTATTGGGGGTATGCCCAATGCCGTGGGCAAAATGATTGCGGAATCGGACCTGAAAGACCTTGGCGTACATACGGAAATGCTGGCCGACTCCTTTGTGGATATGTTTGAGGCGGGACGCATCACCTGCAAATATACCCGCTACTGTCCCGGTAAAATGGCCTACACCTTTGCACTGGGCTCCCAGAAGCTCTATGATTTTCTGGACCAGAACCCCTTCTGCGCCAGCTATTCCGTTGATTTTGTCAATAAGCCTTCCCATATCTCCATGAATGACAATATGGTTGCCATTAACAATGCGGTAGAAGTGGACCTTTTCGGTCAGGTGTCCAGCGAATCTTCAGGGTATCGCCACATTTCCGGAACAGGCGGTCAGTTTGACTACACCTTTGGTGCTTACCATGCCCCCGGCGGAAAGAGCTTCATCTGCCTTTCCTCCACAACCAAAGACAAAAACGGCCATCTCATTTCCCGTATTCGCCCCACAATGGCACCGGGATCCATCATCACCGTTCCGAGAACTGTGGTGCACTGGGTGGTTACGGAACATGGCAAGGTAAACCTCAAAGGAAAATCCACATGGGAAAGGGCCGAAGCCCTCATTTCCATCGCCCATCCGGACTTTCGTGACGAACTCATTCAGGAAGCCCAAAACATGGGAATCTGGCGTGCCGGTGACAGGAAAAACAGAATCCAGGTTCCGGGGAGCACATTAAAAAGCGCATGA